From the genome of Faecalibacterium prausnitzii:
TCAGCCCCGTCAAACAGCATGATGCCCAGACGGCCCGGTTCCACGCTCTCGACCATGCCCTTGGCACCGTTCTCGAAGGTGACGATCTCGCCGTAAACGGCGCGGTCCATCCCCTCGACCTGCACGATGCCGTCGGCGGAGGCGATGACCACGCCTCCCTCTTCCGAGGTCTGAGCGGGCTTATAATCCTCCACGCGGGTCTTCAGGGTAGCCAGAGAGGGCTTGCCGGCCATCATCTGGTCCAGCTGGTGGCGGCCGGAGTTGTCGAACATCCGGTCACCGACCTGCAGCACATAGCCGGAGAGCAGGCTCTCATCGACGGCCACGTTCAGGATGACCTCGGTGGCGTCGTAGAGCTTCTTTACCTCGTTCTTGATGCGGGCGATGTCCTCTTCGCGCAGCTGGTGGGCAGCGCGCAGGTCGGCCTTGACGATCCGGTTCTCCTCAAAGAACGCACGGCTGAATTCAGTTGCCATTGCCTGCACCTGCTTTCTCCAACAGATCGTCCAGCAGACGGGCGTCGTCCTGTGCGGTCAGGTGCCGTGCCAGCAGCTTTTCGCACATCGCACGGGCCAGAGCCGTGGTCTGGGCGTCGGCCTCGCGCAGCTTGTGCTGGCGCTCTGCCTCGGCTGCGGTCTTGCCCTCGGCAAGGATGGCGTCAGCCTGCTTCTGGGCGTCCAGCAGCAGCTGCTGCTTTTCCTTCTCCGCCTGCTGCTCGTAAGCCTTGCGGCGGGCAGCGGCCTCATCGTCCACATTGCGCAGCTTATCCTGCGCAGCATTCAGTGCCGCAGCGGCTTCGCTCTTGGAAGTCTCGGCAGCAGCAAGGGCGTCGTCCACCTGCTTCTGGCGCTCTGCGATGATGTTCATGACAGGCCTGTACAGGAACTTGCGCAGCAGCAAAAACAGGACCAGAACGTTGACGACCGTCCACAAAAGGTTCAGATTCAGTGTCAGCATTCGTCATGCCTCCGTTATCAACCCAGGAACAGGATGATCAGCAGTGCAACGACGAAGCCGAAAATTGCAGTACCTTCTGCCAGAGCAGCGCCCAGCAGCAGGTTGGTCTGGATCTTGCCGGATGCTTCGGGCTGGCGGCTGATGGCCTCCGTTGCCTTACCGGTCGCAATGCCGATGCCGATGCCGCCGCCAATACCAGTCAGCGCTGCGATGCC
Proteins encoded in this window:
- the atpE gene encoding ATP synthase F0 subunit C is translated as MNGLVALGAGIAALTGIGGGIGIGIATGKATEAISRQPEASGKIQTNLLLGAALAEGTAIFGFVVALLIILFLG
- a CDS encoding ATP synthase F0 subunit B, which produces MLTLNLNLLWTVVNVLVLFLLLRKFLYRPVMNIIAERQKQVDDALAAAETSKSEAAAALNAAQDKLRNVDDEAAARRKAYEQQAEKEKQQLLLDAQKQADAILAEGKTAAEAERQHKLREADAQTTALARAMCEKLLARHLTAQDDARLLDDLLEKAGAGNGN